From a single Caloenas nicobarica isolate bCalNic1 chromosome 12, bCalNic1.hap1, whole genome shotgun sequence genomic region:
- the ZBTB33 gene encoding transcriptional regulator Kaiso isoform X2 has product MEGKKMISATDTQYSSVLLQSLNEQRDHGLFCDVTVIVEDQKFRAHRNILSASSTYFHQLFSVAGQVVELSFVRAEIFAEILNYIYSSKIISIRSDLLDELIKSGQQLGVKFIADLGVPLSEGKNIPSKVKDGASETSTSSPAQKDAETQVPAIRPESQEVTDGMPVITQSFSLRGIEYETTKITVSDSDDEDDDVIFCSEIVPPKECTKETNTATQNQPCPSPAGVSDQKSCGSGGSPHLTSTTAAQNLTSSATQLSPNQTQSSAESLVSATPQHLTPNIIVLNKTLLNSSLSASSSHQTHVTPTINLVEENQQPSNNGSLTEAETTAVDDEEVVEDDVDIISSSSPASVSSSSLVQQPSVPKAASTEGSGVQKKQVVTFSQEPFAKPGELKIKISDVLSGNKEFSSGVASTHVAEGQKIITLDTATEIEGLSTGCKVYANIGEDTYDIVIPVKGDSEEREAKPDETPRTSDGDSSDRKRMKVKHDDHYELIVDGRVYYICMVCKRSYACLTSLRRHFNVHSWEKKYPCRYCDKVFPLAEYRTKHEIHHTGERRYQCLTCGKSFINYQITASHIRSVHSQDPSGDTKLYRLNPCRSLQIRQYAYITDRSSSIPGINEGGIVYRVGTGKDGTEGATSDPPAKQISWDDIFVPQGNEAIFKQNPSEGSTEFEFVIPESY; this is encoded by the coding sequence atggaggggaaaaaaatgatttctGCAACAGACACACAGTATTCTAGTGTGCTCCTTCAGTCTTTGAATGAACAACGTGACCATGGGCTTTTTTGTGATGTTACTGTCATAGTGGAGGACCAGAAATTTCGAGCTCACAGGAACATCCTTTCGGCCTCAAGCACATATTTTCACCAGCTTTTCTCAGTGGCTGGGCAAGTGGTTGAACTGAGCTTTGTAAGAGCAGAAATTTTTGCAGAAATTCTTAACTATATTTATAGTTCTAAAATAATCAGCATTCGATCCGATTTACTTGATGAACTGATTAAATCAGGGCAACAGCTGGGTGTTAAATTCATAGCTGATCTGGGCGTACCTctgtctgaaggaaaaaacatacCAAGCAAAGTCAAAGATGGTGCTTCAGAAACTTCAACGTCTAGTCCAGCTCAAAAGGATGCTGAAACCCAAGTACCTGCAATAAGGCCAGAGAGTCAAGAGGTAACGGATGGGATGCCAGTTATAACACAGTCATTCTCCTTACGTGGCATAGAATATGAGACTACAAAAATTACAGTGAGTGATTCAGACGATGAGGACGATGATGTAATTTTTTGCTCTGAGATTGTTCCTCCAAAAGAATGTACTAAAGAAACAAATACTGCAACCCAGAACCAGCCTTGCCCAAGTCCAGCTGGAGTTTCTGACCAAAAATCTTGTGGCAGTGGTGGCTCTCCCCATTTGACAAGTACCACAGCAGCTCAAAACCTCACTTCGTCTGCCACTCAGCTAAGCCCAAACCAGACACAGTCAAGTGCCGAATCACTTGTCTCTGCAACACCGCAACATTTGACTCCTAATATCATTGTGCTAAATAAGACTCTGCTTAACTCATCGCTCAGTGCCAGCTCCTCACATCAAACGCATGTGACCCCTACAATTAATTTAGTTGAGGAGAACCAGCAGCCTTCAAATAATGGATCCTTAACTGAAGCAGAAACAACTGCTGTTGATGATGAAGAGGTTGTTGAAGATGATGTCGATATCATTAGCTCCTCTAGCCCTGCTTCAGTCAGCAGTAGCTCTTTGGTTCAGCAACCTTCTGTACCCAAGGCAGCAAGCACTGAAGGATCAGGTGTACAGAAAAAACAGGTCGTTACATTTTCACAAGAGCCGTTTGCAAAACCtggagaattaaaaataaaaatctcagatGTCCTTTCTGGAAACAAGGAATTCAGTTCAGGTGTAGCATCAACGCATGTGGCTGAAGGGCAGAAAATCATAACATTAGATACAGCAACTGAAATAGAAGGGCTGTCCACAGGCTGTAAGGTTTATGCAAATATCGGTGAGGATACGTACGACATAGTCATTCCTGTAAAGGGTGATTCCGAGGAACGCGAAGCCAAGCCTGATGAGACGCCTAGAACATCCGATGGTGATTCTTCAGACAGGAAACGCATGAAAGTAAAGCACGATGACCACTACGAGCTCATAGTGGATGGGAGGGTCTACTACATTTGTATGGTGTGTAAGAGATCGTATGCGTGTCTGACGAGTTTACGGAGACATTTTAACGTTCATTCCTGGGAGAAGAAGTATCCGTGTCGATACTGTGACAAGGTTTTCCCTCTTGCAGAATACCGTACAAAGCATGAAATTCACCACACCGGCGAGCGAAGGTACCAGTGCTTGACGTGTGGCAAATCTTTCATCAACTACCAAATTACGGCCTCCCACATAAGATCAGTTCATAGCCAAGACCCTTCTGGAGATACCAAGCTCTATCGACTGAATCCCTGCAGGTCTTTGCAGATCAGACAGTATGCGTACATCACCGATCGCTCCAGCAGTATACCAGGGATAAACGAGGGTGGCATTGTTTATCGTGTTGGCACTGGGAAGGATGGCACGGAAGGAGCAACTTCTGACCCTCCAGCCAAACAAATTTCCTGGGATGACATTTTCGTTCCACAGGGAAATGaagcaatttttaaacaaaatccaTCAGAGGGAAGTACTGAATTTGAGTTTGTAATACCAGAATCTTACTGA
- the ZBTB33 gene encoding transcriptional regulator Kaiso isoform X1, which yields MDVRAAAAPGMEGKKMISATDTQYSSVLLQSLNEQRDHGLFCDVTVIVEDQKFRAHRNILSASSTYFHQLFSVAGQVVELSFVRAEIFAEILNYIYSSKIISIRSDLLDELIKSGQQLGVKFIADLGVPLSEGKNIPSKVKDGASETSTSSPAQKDAETQVPAIRPESQEVTDGMPVITQSFSLRGIEYETTKITVSDSDDEDDDVIFCSEIVPPKECTKETNTATQNQPCPSPAGVSDQKSCGSGGSPHLTSTTAAQNLTSSATQLSPNQTQSSAESLVSATPQHLTPNIIVLNKTLLNSSLSASSSHQTHVTPTINLVEENQQPSNNGSLTEAETTAVDDEEVVEDDVDIISSSSPASVSSSSLVQQPSVPKAASTEGSGVQKKQVVTFSQEPFAKPGELKIKISDVLSGNKEFSSGVASTHVAEGQKIITLDTATEIEGLSTGCKVYANIGEDTYDIVIPVKGDSEEREAKPDETPRTSDGDSSDRKRMKVKHDDHYELIVDGRVYYICMVCKRSYACLTSLRRHFNVHSWEKKYPCRYCDKVFPLAEYRTKHEIHHTGERRYQCLTCGKSFINYQITASHIRSVHSQDPSGDTKLYRLNPCRSLQIRQYAYITDRSSSIPGINEGGIVYRVGTGKDGTEGATSDPPAKQISWDDIFVPQGNEAIFKQNPSEGSTEFEFVIPESY from the coding sequence gaatggaggggaaaaaaatgatttctGCAACAGACACACAGTATTCTAGTGTGCTCCTTCAGTCTTTGAATGAACAACGTGACCATGGGCTTTTTTGTGATGTTACTGTCATAGTGGAGGACCAGAAATTTCGAGCTCACAGGAACATCCTTTCGGCCTCAAGCACATATTTTCACCAGCTTTTCTCAGTGGCTGGGCAAGTGGTTGAACTGAGCTTTGTAAGAGCAGAAATTTTTGCAGAAATTCTTAACTATATTTATAGTTCTAAAATAATCAGCATTCGATCCGATTTACTTGATGAACTGATTAAATCAGGGCAACAGCTGGGTGTTAAATTCATAGCTGATCTGGGCGTACCTctgtctgaaggaaaaaacatacCAAGCAAAGTCAAAGATGGTGCTTCAGAAACTTCAACGTCTAGTCCAGCTCAAAAGGATGCTGAAACCCAAGTACCTGCAATAAGGCCAGAGAGTCAAGAGGTAACGGATGGGATGCCAGTTATAACACAGTCATTCTCCTTACGTGGCATAGAATATGAGACTACAAAAATTACAGTGAGTGATTCAGACGATGAGGACGATGATGTAATTTTTTGCTCTGAGATTGTTCCTCCAAAAGAATGTACTAAAGAAACAAATACTGCAACCCAGAACCAGCCTTGCCCAAGTCCAGCTGGAGTTTCTGACCAAAAATCTTGTGGCAGTGGTGGCTCTCCCCATTTGACAAGTACCACAGCAGCTCAAAACCTCACTTCGTCTGCCACTCAGCTAAGCCCAAACCAGACACAGTCAAGTGCCGAATCACTTGTCTCTGCAACACCGCAACATTTGACTCCTAATATCATTGTGCTAAATAAGACTCTGCTTAACTCATCGCTCAGTGCCAGCTCCTCACATCAAACGCATGTGACCCCTACAATTAATTTAGTTGAGGAGAACCAGCAGCCTTCAAATAATGGATCCTTAACTGAAGCAGAAACAACTGCTGTTGATGATGAAGAGGTTGTTGAAGATGATGTCGATATCATTAGCTCCTCTAGCCCTGCTTCAGTCAGCAGTAGCTCTTTGGTTCAGCAACCTTCTGTACCCAAGGCAGCAAGCACTGAAGGATCAGGTGTACAGAAAAAACAGGTCGTTACATTTTCACAAGAGCCGTTTGCAAAACCtggagaattaaaaataaaaatctcagatGTCCTTTCTGGAAACAAGGAATTCAGTTCAGGTGTAGCATCAACGCATGTGGCTGAAGGGCAGAAAATCATAACATTAGATACAGCAACTGAAATAGAAGGGCTGTCCACAGGCTGTAAGGTTTATGCAAATATCGGTGAGGATACGTACGACATAGTCATTCCTGTAAAGGGTGATTCCGAGGAACGCGAAGCCAAGCCTGATGAGACGCCTAGAACATCCGATGGTGATTCTTCAGACAGGAAACGCATGAAAGTAAAGCACGATGACCACTACGAGCTCATAGTGGATGGGAGGGTCTACTACATTTGTATGGTGTGTAAGAGATCGTATGCGTGTCTGACGAGTTTACGGAGACATTTTAACGTTCATTCCTGGGAGAAGAAGTATCCGTGTCGATACTGTGACAAGGTTTTCCCTCTTGCAGAATACCGTACAAAGCATGAAATTCACCACACCGGCGAGCGAAGGTACCAGTGCTTGACGTGTGGCAAATCTTTCATCAACTACCAAATTACGGCCTCCCACATAAGATCAGTTCATAGCCAAGACCCTTCTGGAGATACCAAGCTCTATCGACTGAATCCCTGCAGGTCTTTGCAGATCAGACAGTATGCGTACATCACCGATCGCTCCAGCAGTATACCAGGGATAAACGAGGGTGGCATTGTTTATCGTGTTGGCACTGGGAAGGATGGCACGGAAGGAGCAACTTCTGACCCTCCAGCCAAACAAATTTCCTGGGATGACATTTTCGTTCCACAGGGAAATGaagcaatttttaaacaaaatccaTCAGAGGGAAGTACTGAATTTGAGTTTGTAATACCAGAATCTTACTGA